Proteins encoded by one window of Streptomyces sp. NBC_01571:
- a CDS encoding TetR/AcrR family transcriptional regulator, translated as MENVDVTTPDGHRERIVTAAARLLAEGGPEAVSTRAVSAAAGVQPPTIYRLFGDKEGLLDAVVAHGFTAYLTSKTAREPTDDPVEDLRAGWDLHVGLGLSNPALYTLMYGRYRPGTSSPAAVAAFAVLARHIRRVAEAGRLAIPEDRAAALVHAAGSGTTLTLIATPEDRRDPALSRTAREAVIAAITTDAPATAARGPVTAAVTLRAVLPRTDALTAPERGLMEAWLDRIADAAD; from the coding sequence ATGGAGAACGTCGACGTCACGACCCCGGACGGGCACCGCGAACGCATCGTCACGGCCGCCGCCCGGCTGCTGGCCGAGGGCGGGCCCGAGGCGGTCTCGACCAGGGCGGTGAGTGCGGCGGCCGGGGTGCAGCCGCCGACCATCTACCGGCTCTTCGGCGACAAGGAGGGCCTGCTCGACGCGGTCGTGGCGCACGGCTTCACGGCCTACCTGACCAGCAAGACCGCACGGGAACCCACCGACGATCCGGTCGAGGACCTGCGCGCCGGCTGGGACCTGCACGTGGGCCTCGGCCTGTCCAACCCGGCCCTGTACACGCTGATGTACGGCCGCTACCGTCCCGGCACGTCCTCGCCCGCTGCCGTCGCCGCCTTCGCGGTGCTGGCCCGGCACATCCGGCGCGTCGCCGAGGCGGGCCGGCTGGCCATCCCCGAGGACCGCGCCGCCGCCCTCGTCCACGCGGCCGGCTCCGGCACGACACTGACGCTCATCGCCACCCCAGAGGACCGCCGCGACCCGGCACTGTCCCGCACCGCCCGCGAGGCGGTCATCGCCGCGATCACCACGGACGCTCCCGCCACGGCGGCCCGGGGCCCCGTCACGGCCGCCGTCACCCTGCGTGCCGTACTCCCCCGGACCGACGCCCTGACCGCCCCGGAACGCGGCCTCATGGAGGCCTGGCTCGACCGCATCGCCGACGCGGCCGACTGA
- a CDS encoding NAD(P)H-binding protein: MIIVTGAGGALGRAVVEQLLERVPARRIGVSVRDPERARGFLDRGVRVRRGDFADPASLAHAFEGAAKVLVVSTDATGETAVHHHRTAVEAAVAAGAGHVLYTSHMGANPSSPFPPMPDHAATEAALRDCGVAFTALRNGFYATSAVMLLGAAARTGELVAPEDGPVAWTAHADLAEAAALALTGEDLEGVTPALTGPEALDMAGVAEIASRLTGRPVRRIVVSDADYRAGLIAHGLPEPTADLLVGLFAASRQGGFAPADPTLGRLLGRPTTSLADVLKPALAGTR, from the coding sequence ATGATCATCGTCACCGGAGCCGGCGGCGCACTCGGCCGGGCGGTCGTCGAACAGCTGCTGGAGCGCGTACCCGCCCGGCGGATCGGCGTCAGCGTGCGCGACCCGGAGCGGGCGCGCGGTTTCCTGGACCGGGGTGTACGCGTCCGCCGCGGCGACTTCGCCGACCCCGCGAGCCTGGCCCACGCCTTCGAGGGCGCCGCCAAGGTCCTCGTCGTGTCGACGGACGCCACCGGCGAGACGGCCGTCCACCACCACCGCACGGCCGTCGAGGCCGCGGTGGCGGCCGGCGCCGGGCACGTCCTCTACACGAGCCACATGGGCGCGAACCCGTCCTCACCCTTCCCGCCGATGCCCGACCACGCCGCCACCGAGGCTGCCCTGCGGGACTGCGGAGTCGCCTTCACCGCGCTGCGCAACGGCTTCTACGCCACGTCGGCCGTGATGCTGCTCGGCGCGGCGGCGCGGACGGGAGAACTGGTCGCGCCGGAGGACGGACCGGTCGCCTGGACCGCCCACGCCGACCTCGCCGAGGCGGCGGCGCTCGCGCTCACCGGGGAGGACCTCGAGGGGGTGACGCCCGCGCTCACCGGCCCCGAGGCGCTCGACATGGCCGGTGTCGCGGAGATCGCCTCACGGCTGACGGGCCGCCCGGTCCGCCGGATCGTCGTCTCCGACGCCGACTACCGCGCGGGCCTGATCGCCCACGGGCTCCCCGAGCCGACGGCCGACCTGCTCGTGGGCCTGTTCGCCGCGAGCCGCCAGGGCGGGTTCGCGCCCGCCGACCCCACGCTCGGCCGTCTTCTCGGGCGGCCCACGACCTCCCTGGCCGACGTCCTGAAGCCGGCGCTCGCAGGGACCCGCTGA
- a CDS encoding glycoside hydrolase family 2 TIM barrel-domain containing protein encodes MSFPTSPRLPAAPGPEEPPSAIDYVEDVSPGGEALPPRARYASSDAMSLSLNGSWRFRLSPTADAQDDSFAAVGHDAGDWDRVSVPGHWVLQGHGAPIYTNHRYPFPVDPPHVPTENPTGDHLHTFDLPSDWPSDGGAALRFDGVESCARVWLNGTYVGEFKGSRLPHEFAVGQLLKPTGNVLAVRVHQWSAGSYLEDQDQWWLPGIFRDVTLLHRPAGGVLDFFVHASYDHATGAGTLRVDSDVDGRVTVAALGIDVATGESATVPVQPWTAETPRLYDGVLATPGERVPLRIGFRTVALEDGLIRVNGRAVLFKGVNRHEWHPERGRALDLETMRADVLLMKRHNINAVRTSHYPPHPAFLDLCDELGLWVIDECDLETHGFAAQAWRGNPVDDDRWTPALLDRAARMVERDKNHPSVVVWSLGNEAGTGRGLTAMAEWIRGRDRSRLIHYEGDHDCHDTDVYSRMYTVHDEVERIGRGEDGGPHKRRGLPFVLCEYGHAMGNGPGGMADYQRLFTSHERLQGGFVWEWIDHGVKDERYGFAYGGDFGEELHDGNFVCDGLLFPDRTPSPGLVEYKKVIEPVRIDGRGADGTVRITNAQDFADLSALAFVWSFQVDGETVGAGPLAVPALAPGESAVVKLPERPDGGGAGGAETGWTVRALLAADTAWGPKDHEVAWTQVPVAARAPLALTAGAGPVRGDGLITLGPAAFDSRTGALRSIGRVGVSGLRLDVWRAPTDNDDGAAWQADPRLGPLWRKLGLHRMRHRLEAVEPADDALTVRTRVAPAAAEVALRTAYRWTSDGTRLRLTVSVAPEGDWTLPLPRLGIRLGLAGTADLVRWFGGGPGEGYPDTKSASLVARWESTVDELQTPYVRPQENGARADVRWAEIGGLRVDGEPEFWFTARRWTSEQLDAAGHLTDLSAGDTVWLNLDHGQQGIGSQSCGPGVLPRYQLRAAPAEFTFIFSETHG; translated from the coding sequence ATGTCCTTCCCCACCTCGCCCAGGCTCCCGGCCGCCCCCGGCCCGGAGGAACCTCCGTCCGCCATCGACTACGTCGAGGACGTCTCACCCGGCGGCGAAGCACTCCCGCCGCGTGCCCGGTACGCGTCCTCGGACGCCATGTCTCTTTCCCTGAACGGCAGTTGGCGCTTCCGCCTGTCCCCCACCGCCGACGCGCAGGACGACTCCTTCGCGGCGGTGGGCCACGACGCCGGAGACTGGGACCGGGTGTCCGTGCCCGGCCACTGGGTGCTGCAGGGGCACGGCGCGCCGATCTACACCAACCACCGCTACCCGTTCCCGGTCGACCCGCCGCACGTGCCGACCGAGAACCCGACCGGTGACCATCTGCACACCTTCGACCTGCCGTCCGACTGGCCCTCCGACGGCGGGGCGGCGCTGCGCTTCGACGGAGTCGAGTCCTGCGCCCGGGTCTGGCTGAACGGCACCTACGTCGGGGAGTTCAAGGGCTCACGGCTGCCGCACGAGTTCGCGGTGGGCCAACTGCTGAAACCCACGGGCAATGTGCTGGCCGTCCGGGTCCACCAGTGGTCGGCGGGCTCGTACCTGGAGGACCAGGACCAGTGGTGGCTGCCCGGCATCTTCCGTGACGTCACGCTGCTGCACCGTCCGGCGGGCGGGGTGCTCGACTTCTTCGTGCACGCCTCGTACGACCACGCCACCGGCGCCGGGACCCTGCGCGTCGACTCCGACGTGGACGGGCGGGTCACCGTGGCCGCCCTCGGCATCGATGTCGCGACGGGCGAGTCCGCGACCGTGCCGGTCCAGCCGTGGACCGCCGAGACACCGCGGTTGTACGACGGGGTCCTGGCGACCCCGGGCGAGCGCGTCCCGCTGCGGATCGGCTTCCGCACGGTGGCCCTGGAGGACGGCCTGATCAGGGTCAACGGCAGGGCGGTCCTCTTCAAGGGCGTCAACCGGCACGAATGGCATCCGGAGCGGGGCCGGGCCCTGGACCTGGAGACCATGCGCGCGGACGTGCTGCTCATGAAGCGGCACAACATCAACGCCGTCCGCACCTCGCACTACCCGCCCCACCCCGCCTTCCTCGACCTGTGCGACGAGTTGGGCCTGTGGGTGATCGACGAGTGCGACCTGGAGACCCACGGTTTCGCCGCACAGGCCTGGCGCGGCAACCCGGTGGACGACGACCGCTGGACCCCGGCCCTGCTGGACCGCGCGGCCCGCATGGTCGAGCGGGACAAGAACCACCCCTCCGTCGTCGTCTGGTCGCTCGGCAACGAGGCGGGCACCGGGCGTGGGCTCACCGCGATGGCCGAGTGGATCCGTGGCCGGGACCGTTCGCGGCTCATCCACTACGAGGGCGACCACGACTGCCATGACACGGACGTGTACTCACGGATGTACACCGTCCACGACGAGGTCGAGCGGATCGGCCGGGGTGAGGACGGCGGCCCGCACAAGCGGCGTGGACTTCCCTTCGTTCTCTGCGAGTACGGCCACGCCATGGGCAACGGACCCGGCGGGATGGCCGACTACCAGCGCCTGTTCACCTCCCACGAACGCCTCCAGGGCGGCTTCGTCTGGGAGTGGATCGACCACGGCGTCAAGGACGAGCGGTACGGGTTCGCGTACGGCGGCGACTTCGGCGAGGAACTGCACGACGGGAACTTCGTCTGCGACGGGCTGCTCTTCCCGGACCGGACGCCGTCGCCCGGACTGGTCGAGTACAAGAAGGTGATCGAGCCGGTCCGGATCGACGGCCGCGGCGCGGACGGGACCGTACGGATCACCAACGCCCAGGACTTCGCGGACCTCTCCGCGCTGGCCTTCGTGTGGTCGTTCCAGGTCGACGGCGAGACCGTCGGGGCGGGCCCGCTCGCGGTGCCCGCCCTGGCCCCGGGTGAGTCGGCCGTGGTGAAGCTGCCGGAACGGCCCGACGGCGGCGGGGCCGGGGGCGCCGAGACGGGATGGACCGTACGGGCGCTGCTGGCGGCGGACACCGCGTGGGGGCCGAAGGACCACGAGGTGGCCTGGACCCAGGTCCCGGTCGCCGCGCGCGCACCGCTCGCCCTGACCGCCGGTGCGGGTCCGGTTCGCGGCGACGGCCTGATCACCCTGGGCCCGGCCGCCTTCGACTCCCGTACGGGTGCGCTGCGTTCGATCGGCAGGGTCGGGGTCAGCGGGCTGCGTCTGGACGTGTGGCGTGCGCCGACCGACAACGACGACGGTGCCGCCTGGCAGGCGGATCCGCGCCTCGGCCCGCTCTGGCGGAAGCTGGGCCTGCACCGGATGCGGCACCGTCTGGAGGCGGTGGAGCCGGCCGACGACGCGCTGACCGTACGGACCCGGGTGGCTCCCGCGGCGGCGGAGGTGGCCCTGCGTACGGCGTACCGGTGGACGTCCGACGGGACCCGGCTGCGGCTGACCGTGTCCGTGGCTCCGGAGGGCGACTGGACGCTTCCGCTGCCCCGGCTCGGGATCCGGCTGGGGCTCGCGGGCACGGCCGACCTGGTGAGGTGGTTCGGCGGCGGCCCCGGCGAGGGCTACCCGGATACCAAGTCGGCTTCACTCGTGGCTCGTTGGGAGTCCACGGTCGACGAGCTCCAGACGCCGTACGTCCGTCCGCAGGAGAACGGCGCCCGCGCCGACGTCCGCTGGGCGGAGATCGGCGGACTGCGGGTCGACGGCGAGCCGGAGTTCTGGTTCACGGCGCGCCGCTGGACGTCGGAGCAGCTCGACGCCGCCGGGCACCTCACGGATCTGTCGGCGGGCGACACGGTGTGGCTCAACCTCGACCACGGCCAGCAGGGCATCGGCTCCCAGTCGTGCGGCCCCGGTGTACTGCCCCGGTACCAACTGCGGGCCGCCCCGGCGGAATTCACCTTCATCTTCTCGGAGACACATGGCTGA